The DNA window AGGAATAAACAAAGCCTAGTATCTAAAGCCTTCTATCTAAGCCTTCTTTGGAGATTTCTTTGCCTTTGATGGAGACTTGGGAGTACTAGCAGCGCTTTCATTCCTCTTGGGCAAAAGCACGGGGTTGATGTTAGGAAGAACACCACCGTGAGCAATGGTGACACCAGCTAGCAATTTTCCAAGCTCTTCATCGTTCCTAATAGCCAACAACAAGTGTCTTGGACTGATCCTATTCTTCTTGTTGTCACGTGCTGCATTTCCAGCCAACTCAAGAACCTGAACAAAACACCAAATTTCAAAAATCAGAATCTCAATTTCAAAATCCCTAATTAATAGCAgtttaagattaaaaaaaaaaaaaaaagagggaaattgAAATTTACCTCAGCAGCAAGATATTCGAGAACAGCAGCTAAGTAAACAGGAGCACCAGTACCAACACGTTGAGCATATCTACCTTTCTTCAAGAATCGACCGATTCTTCCGACAGGAAATTGAAGTCCAGCTCTGACAGATCTGGTGACTGACTTCTTCCTTGGTCCTCCTCCTTTCCTTCCTCCGGCCATTTTGCGATTTGAACACTAATTCTTGAAGCGAATTCGCTGTGTTGAAAGGAAGGGTGAGAATTGAAGAGTGATGAAGATGGTGAGATGCTAAACGAGAAAGCGTTGGCAAGGTTTTATACCATTGTGGTCATTGTTACGAATCTTGCACCGAAAACAGATACGCCGTTGGATCAGAACTTATCGATGGCTCACTGCTACTTACGTGGCAATCCGTTACTTCTAAAACAGACCAATAAAGGGTAATTAGGTGGGGTAgacttttattttttgaatttagtTATTTGTAAGTTTGTTTTGGCGGGTTCTagcaatttttaaattaaatccgTAAATACATGTCACTTTGATTTTAgtctatttttaatataatttcatataataaaatatattacataAAAATTTACTTAATTACCCTAATTAAAACCATTTAGAGAACAATTTTGAGACActtaaatttaattaactaaCATTTAACCTTTAATAATTACATTAAAGCATACATTCACCCTAATTAATAAATAACATTTTGAAATCTACAAATGGCAGTCACCTTTTTTAAAAATTGCTTTGAAACCATTAAATTTATTGGAAATTCTTCCGATCTTAAATCTCCCTAATCATTAATAATCCTAATTATTATTTCtatatactactattttttaccAATGAAATTAGCCTCTATCATCATAATTTTTAGAATTTACATCTTAACATACAAAATACTTTGAATTTTCCACTACCCTTTCATATTCCACCTTAACCATATATTCACAAACTTCTATTTATAAAGTCAAAAAAACAATAGAAGAATGTATAAAAATAGTTCAAATGCTCTCCCATTTTCCCCCAAAACTCCTCTCAATTCACATATAAAATCTAGCATTCATAGTAGGACAAAGGGCGGAggaaaaaatgcagaaaaatcaaGGCAAAACTATGCTCATTAGTTCAAAACTAAATTCATCTTTCTCCAAATATGCAGCAGCTTACACCAACCATAAACCTTCACCATTTAAATCTTCAACAACCTCATCACAGACCTCAATTCAACTCAATAACctgcaaaaaaaagaaaatccaGCACTGAGCAAACACCATTCCTCGCAACACAGAAGCGAAGAAGGAGAGAAAGAAGTCGAGAAGGAGATAGTAATCGTacctaatttttgtttgttgttcTTATTTTCCTTATGTCCTTCGCATCTAACCATGTATATGTAACCTTCTGAAATCATAATGAAGATGGGTATTGGTTTGTGTGGGGTGGGGTTTTGATTTAGGTTATctttcaataactttaaggcGGCAAAGTTACCATGTCACTGAAGTTGTCTCCTTTTGATTTATGTTTGTTCTGATTATCTGCGTATAACTCGATTTTCAATAGGTTTGGAACCATTTTTGCTTTGATTTGGGATTGGTTTGATCCGTCTTTGTTGATCTTGATTTACAATTTTTGCTGTTAGATCCTTTATTAGGGATGGATTCTATAGAGAATTGGTGTTTTGATTTAAGTGATTTGCTGtattttttcagtttttttttatgGAGCCTCTATCACGAAGGTTGAGAGAAGACAGTGAAGGAGGAAGATGATGTACGACTCATCCAATTTTCTCTCCTCTTCACGTTTTTtggttgtttgtttttttttagtttattttctttAAGTGGTTTTAATTTTGGTCTttgttttaaagaaaaataaataaacaaaaagtaGGTGCTAcattcagtgttttaaaaatggGACCGGACCGGCCGATCGGACTGGTCGAACAAAGAACCAGTCAGATAACCGGTCTGATTCAATAGCTGGATCGAAAATGTCATTGAActggtgtgaaccggtcaaaatcgGTGTAAACCGGCGGTTTTTTGAACCGGCGGTTTaagtgaatttttttatttaaaaaaattaaaattacgttgttttgattattttaatgatttttttttgcagATACggttgattttgatattgaagaaggagatcccaacattgaaacaatttttcctttcttgaaattaaatttagtagacaatgaaattattttgttataaattatctaccatataaaaaaacaatatgctttagaaatatatataataccctttgttgatttaatcacaaatttaaaattttgagggtagtttgaaggatagaaaaacacttagaaagggggggattgaataagtgtgactttaaatcttggacgataaaaataaattgcacaattatttttatcctggttcgctgttaacgaagctactccagtccacccccgcagagatgatttacctcaacctgaggatttaatccactaatcgcacggattacaatggttttccacttagtccacgactaagtcttctagagtattctgatcacaacttgatcactccaggaacaactgcttagacaacttctaagacttttctagagtctactgatcaacctgatcactctagttacaaactgctcagccaactgctaagacttcctagagtatactgatcacacgatcactctagttacttacaacttaatgtaatctattcaagagtttacaaatgcttcttaaaagcgataatcacaactgtgatatttctcttaacgtttaagcttaatctcactaagatattacaacagcaatgtagtgagttgatgaagattctgagctttgattgaatagcgtttcagcaagtttattttcgttcagagttgttaagtattggtaaccttgcttctcattagaacttcatatttataggcgttgagaagatgaccgttgagtgcatttaatgctttgcgtgttccgtacagcattgcatttaatgttatacgcttttgtcaactacctcgagccttgttcacgctgtgtctactgacgttgcctttagtagctttaacgttccttttgtcagtcagcgtagtctgccacctgtactttcttctgatctgatgtttgtgaatataacgtttgaatatcatcagagtcaaacagcttggtgcatagcatcttctgatcttctgaccttgaagtgcttctgagcgtgataccatcttctgagcttcagtgcttctgatctcttgttcttctgatgcttccatagacccatgttctgattctgcttcgaccatcttctgatgtcttgccagaccatgttctgatgttgcatgctgaaccatttgagacacaacttctgagcgctgaattatgcgtactctttatatatatatatatttcctgaaagggaaattgcattggattagagtaccatattatcttaagcaaaattcatattattgttatcatcaaaactaagataattgataagaacaaatcttgttctaacaatctccccctttttgatgatgacaaaaacatatataaatgatatgaatttgcgatcagaaagagtagacggcaaaagacaaattacacagctatagcataagcatatgaatatgtctccccctgagattaacaatctccccctgagataaataatctccccctgaaataaatactcgaagaactttgataaaagacttccctgattatttcggtagagacgatcatataagcttctgccttcagagaattcatagcttctgacttctgcttccattggacagcttcagaacttgaatttctttagatccttagaacactcacagcttctgattcctgcttccatcgtggacagcttcagaacttgaatttctttgatcttcagaacattcacagcttctgacttctgcttccattcaggacagcttcagaacttgaatttctggatcttttagaacattcacatcttctgatttctgcttccctcggatagcttcagaactttgaatgtctaccaatcatcacttcatgctagatttgtatcagaacattgttgaatgtaccagagcatcatctgagcatctctacatcctgaaatgttacagaacaaaaactaaacgacaaaagtcagcatgaacgagttagaacataaaatgtatgtttgaacacattatatgtatcagagccatataggctgaaataatgtatcagagcaaataatgtatcagagccataacattatatgtatcagagcaaatagaattttgtcagaacaggatagacaatgatattcaaattctattatcagtgcttctgattcattcttctttcttgcttctgatctctgaagcttgacagcactcagcttgcttcagtttccaagagcttattccttttacagaataacgcttcttatggttttgcttcttgtgtttgctttgaagattcacttcacttctctgtacctgcaaaacacttaaaccatatagaacttgcagttcttgttagtgaatgtgtgggagcctctttacccagtaactgatagatttaatcaaatcatttatcatttatcttctccccctttttgtcataacatcaaaaagaatatttaaaaagattcagatgcataaagcgacaaataggattcttagataaacatatagcagaagtattatcacagaatataggaatgttactctcaaatatctgataatcttccaactgactcttcatccagagcatctgtgtactacagccagcagcagcgacatattctgcttctgttgttgatagagcaatagttgcttgcttcttgctataccaagagatcaaatgacttccaagaaattggcaacttcctgaagtactttttctttcaattctgtctccagcataatcagcatcacagaatcctactaagttgtattctttagattttctgtaaactaaaccaacattagtagtacctttcagataccttagaattctcttaacagcagttaaatgagattctctaggatctgattggaatctagcacacaaacaaacactgaacagaatgtcaggtctagaagcagtcaaatatagaagagatccaatcatacctctgtataacttctgatctaccttcttacttacctcatccttacctaggatgcatgttggatgcataggagttttggcttctttgcagtccagaagattaaacttcttcagaagttccttcacatacttggtttggtgaacatatgtttcttctgatgtttgatttatttgtattccaaggaaatacttgagttctcccatcatgctcatttcaaactcagcctgcatagacttagcaaactcctttccaagtgtagcattagatgttccaaaaataatatcatctacatatatttgacagattaaaatatccttttcaaaggttttacaaaagagagtagtgtccacttttcctctagtgaaaccattatctagaaggaaagaacttaagcgttcataccaagctctgggagcttgcttcaatccatataatgatttctttagtttaaacacatgattcggagacatagagtcttcaaaaccaggaggttgatggacataaacttcttcatctatataaccatttaagaaggcactcttaacatccatctgatagagagtgatgttatgttgagtggcaaaagaaattaatagacgaatagactctaacctggccactggtgcaaaggtttctgtatagtcaatcccttcttgctgactataaccctgagccaccaatctggctttgttccttaccacctcacctttctcactgagcttgtttctgaagacccattttgtaccaattatattgaatccatctggtctaggaacaaggtcccaaacatcattccttgtgaactgattcagttcttcttgcatagcaattatccagtccggatcttctagagcatgatcaacagaagttggctcgatcaaagatacaagacctaattgacagtctgcattgttcctaaggaatgctcttgttctgattggatcatccttctttccaagaatgacatcttctgaatgaccagagatgagtctggatgatcttctgacagatggttcttcagaaatacttagatcctccagagaagctgatacttgatcttcagattctttgcttctgagaagctctgcttctgatgcattgcttcttggctcaacaacttctgatatgtcaatatcataacctgcaaaattatcaacctgctttggtttttcagaaccaagcttatcatcaaacctgatattgattgattcttccacaatcaatgtttcagtattgtatactctgtagccttttgagcgttcagaatatccaagaagaaaacatttttgagctttggaatcaaacttaccaagacgatctttagtgttcagaataaaacatacacatccaaaaggatggaaatatgaaatgttgggccttttattcttccacaattcatagggagtcttatttagaataggtctgatagagattctattctgaatatagcatgcagtgtttattgcttctgcccagaaatgcttagccatattggtttcattgatcatggttctggccatttcttgcagagtcctattctttcgttctacaaccccattttgctgtagagttctaggacaagagaaatcatgggcaataccattttctttgaagaactcttcaaaggatctgttctcaaattcaccaccatgatcacttctgacctttatgattttacactctttttcagattgaatctgaatgcagaaatcaaagaacactgaatgagtctcatccttgtgtttcaagaattttacccacgtccagcgactataatcatctacgatgactaatccatatttctttcctctgacagatgctgttttgactgggccaaacagatcaatgtgcaagagttctaatggccttgaggtagaaacaacattcttagacttgaatgcaggtttggagaacttgcccttctgacatgcttcacaaagagcatctgatttgaatttcagattagggagtcctctgacaagattcagtttgttaatctgagagatctttctcaaactagcatgacctaatctcctgtgccagacccactgctcttcagaaacagacataagacaagtcaccttctgactcataagatcttgcagatctgtcttataaatgttgttcttcctcttgcctgtaaataagattgagccatccttctgatttacagccttgcaagacttttgattgaagattatatcataaccattgtcacttaattgactgatagataagaggttatgagttaatccttctacaagaagtacattagaaatggaaggagagttaccagactttatagttccagagccaattatcttgcccttctgatctcctccaaacttgacttctcctccagacttaagcaccaggtcttggaacatagaccttcttcctgtcatgtgtcgtgagcatccagagtccaggtaccatgacatgttgtgctttgtccttcttgcagccaaggatatctgcaataggaataatcttatccttaggtacccacattttcttgggtcctttcttgttagattttctcaagttctgattgaacttgggtttgacattataagcaataggaggaacagcatgataatttttaatatgagtttcatgatatttcctaggttgtgtcacatgcttcttggtgtgtgttatgtgaaaactttgtgcatgtgaagtgtgcctaatatcatgagagtggccatacttgaactgatcatacaatggcttgtatgtgagtttcatttcatcaacaggttcaagtttgtatgaggtttcaccctcataaccaatgccaactcttttgtttccagatacggcatatatcatagaagctagctgacttctgccaatacttctagataagaacttcctgaaacttaaatcatattctttcagaatatggtttagactaggagtggatttttctgaattagaaggagatccaacatcattggataattttaaaagtttatctttcaattcagaattttccaattcaagcctctttgtttcaaattcaaatagctttttcagctttttgtatttaatacaaatctgagacttggattccagaagttcagttaatccggaaactaactcatctctagtaagttcagaaaatacctcttcagaatctgattctgatgtagattctgatccgtc is part of the Vicia villosa cultivar HV-30 ecotype Madison, WI linkage group LG2, Vvil1.0, whole genome shotgun sequence genome and encodes:
- the LOC131648247 gene encoding histone H2A.1-like, translating into MAGGRKGGGPRKKSVTRSVRAGLQFPVGRIGRFLKKGRYAQRVGTGAPVYLAAVLEYLAAEVLELAGNAARDNKKNRISPRHLLLAIRNDEELGKLLAGVTIAHGGVLPNINPVLLPKRNESAASTPKSPSKAKKSPKKA